A window of the Fulvia fulva chromosome 11, complete sequence genome harbors these coding sequences:
- a CDS encoding Zinc finger protein bud20 yields the protein MPAIRGPKSKSKTRRHTRDLDQVHADLLSKKHLEKYTETKAKEDLPGFGEWYCVECAKWYESETNFVKHQKGKPHKRRVRDLKEEPYSQKEAELATGLTTDNGRKPVEESEMIDASEDEDV from the coding sequence ATGCCAGCCATCAGAGGTCCGAAGTCGAAATCAAAGACGCGCCGCCATACTCGTGATCTCGACCAGGTCCACGCTGACTTGCTGTCGAAAAAGCACCTCGAAAAGTACACCGAGACGAAAGCGAAGGAGGATCTGCCCGGGTTCGGAGAGTGGTATTGCGTCGAGTGCGCAAAGTGGTATGAGTCCGAGACCAACTTTGTCAAGCACCAGAAGGGCAAGCCGCACAAGAGACGAGTGCGCGATCTGAAAGAAGAGCCGTACAGCCAGAAGGAAGCGGAGCTGGCCACGGGCTTGACAACGGACAATGGCAGGAAGCCAGTCGAGGAGTCGGAAATGATCGATGCGTCGGAGGATGAGGATGTATGA